Sequence from the Candidatus Thioglobus sp. NP1 genome:
ATCTTTCAACTCAGTGTTCCAAGCAGTTACAAATCTAACAGCTTTTCCATCGAGCTCTTCTTCATTTATATTATAGCCAGCATTATTTAAATAATCTATAAGCTCTCGTGGAAGATGGATAAAAACCTCATTAGACTGAGTTGGATAAGCTAGCTCAATACTAGAAAAGGCGTTCAAACCCTCACTCAGTTTTTTTGCCATTAAGTTTGCATGACGTGCATTTCTAATCCATAAATCATCTGTCAAATAGGCTTTTAGCTGAGAAGAAACAAAGCGCATTTTTGAAAGAAGTTGGCCAGATCTTTTGTGCAAATACGGAAAATTACCAACCATTTCTGGTTTAAAAAATACAATTGCTTCAGCTGCAAGACAACCATTTTTTGTGCCACCTAATGTTAGAACATCAACACCAGATTTCCAAGTCATTTCTGCTGGACTGACATTAAGAGAAACAAGAGCATTTGCAAACCGGGCTCCATCCATATGCACGCTCATTTTATGTTCCTGTGCTATTTTAGAAATAGCTTTTATCTCATCTAATTGATACACTGTTCCAGTTTCACATGACATAGTAACACTAACTACTGAAGGCTGAGTAACATGAACATTCCCTGATCCTCTTATCATTTCTGAAAGATCTTTAGGCTTAATTCTTCCATCACTACTTTGCATAGGAATTAGCTTTGCTCCACCTGTAAAAAG
This genomic interval carries:
- a CDS encoding low specificity L-threonine aldolase translates to MNALFASDNVTSACPEVMDALIAANSGIAESYGDDEWSKALKTKLSEIFETEVEVFLAVSGTASNALALSALAPVFGKIYCHELSHINTDECGAPELFTGGAKLIPMQSSDGRIKPKDLSEMIRGSGNVHVTQPSVVSVTMSCETGTVYQLDEIKAISKIAQEHKMSVHMDGARFANALVSLNVSPAEMTWKSGVDVLTLGGTKNGCLAAEAIVFFKPEMVGNFPYLHKRSGQLLSKMRFVSSQLKAYLTDDLWIRNARHANLMAKKLSEGLNAFSSIELAYPTQSNEVFIHLPRELIDYLNNAGYNINEEELDGKAVRFVTAWNTELKDVDQLLDVIKEHSK